ATCAGATATAAAGATATTGCCCCCTGGTATGATTATGTAGAGAAATTTGCAGGTATTAGCGGTCAGGCCGAAAACTGGCCTGCTTGTCCCGATGGTCAATTTCTCCCTCCTATGGAAATGAATTGTGTGGAAAAGGAGGTTAAGAAACGTATTGAAGCCAAATGGAACAAATCAAGGATTATGACCATTGGCCGCACAGCTAACTTAACTGTTGAGCACGGCGGGCGTGGTAAATGTCAATATCGTAACCTTTGTAGCAGAGGCTGTCCTTTTGGTGCTTATTTTAGCACACAATCGTCTACCCTACCAGCGGCAGTAGCCACAGGTAACTTAACCTTGCGCCCATTTTCATTGGTAAACTCTATCATTTATGATAAGGAGAGTCAAAAAGCTAAAGGTGTAGTGGTTATTGATTCGGAAACCATGGAAACTACTGAGTACTTTGCAAAGATTGTATTCGTAAACGGATCAACACTGGGCACAACTTTCGTTTTATTAAATTCTACTTCTGATGAATTCCCTAACGGGCTAGGTAATGGGAGTGGTCAACTTGGACACAACTTAATGGATCATCATTTCCGTTGTGGAGCGAATGGCAGAATAGAGGGCTTCGATGATAAATATACCTATGGAAAAAGAGCAAACGGCATTTATATTCCGCGCTACAGGAACATGGGTAATGATAAACGTGACTACGTAAGGGGCTTTGGTTACCAGGGAGGCGGAAGTCGTGGTAACTGGCATGCTGATGTTGCGGAATTGGCATTTGGTGGTGATTTTAAAGATCAAATGACTGTTCCAGGTGCCTGGACAATGGGACTTGGCGGATTTGGAGAATCACTTCCTTACTTTGAAAACAAAGTATTTATCGATAAAAGCAAGAAAGACAAATGGGGACAACCTGTATTGGCCATTGATTGTGAGTTTAAAGATAATGAGCGAAAAATGCGTGTTGACATGATGAATGACGCGGCTGAAATGTTAGAGGCAGCCGGTGCCAAGGATATTAAAACATTTGACAATGGTTCTGCTCCGGGTATGGCCATCCATGAGATGGGAACAGCACGCATGGGCCATGATCCTAAAACATCAGTTTTGAATAAATGGAACCAGATGCATGAAGTTAAAAATGTTTTTGTAACCGATGGATCATGCATGGGCTCGGCCGCATGTCAGAACCCATCATTAACTTATATGGCACTAACTGCCAGAGCCTGCGACTTTGCGGTTAGTGAACTAAAAAAAGGTAACCTTTAATGGAAAATAGAAAACTTAGAATGGGTATGATTGGTGGCGGTAAAGATGCTTTTATCGGCGCCGTTCATCGAATAGCTGCAAATATTGACGGGCAGGTCGAATTCTGCTGCGGTGCATTGAGTGTAAATCCTGAAGTAGCTAAGGAATCCGGCAAAATGTTGTTCCTTCCTGACGACAGGACTTACTCAAATTATGAAGAGATGATCACGCAGGAGAGTAAATTGCCTGCGGATAAACGGATAGATTTTATTACGATTGTGACGCCTAACTTTGCCCATTTTGCACCTGCAATGATGGCGCTTGACCATGGCTTTAATGTGGTGATTGAAAAGCCTATTACTTTATCACTCGATGAGGCTAAACTGTTACAACAAAAAGTTAAGGAAACAGGATTAACTTTATGCTTAACCCACACTTACTCGGGCTACCCGATGGTAAAACAGGCCAGACAGATGGTTGCTGCTGGTCAGCTGGGTGCCATCAGAAAGATCATGGTTGAATATCCTCAGGGATGGTTGAGTACACTCACCGAGCGTGAAGGCAATGCTGGTGCAGCATGGCGTACCGACCCTGCTAAAAGCGGGAAAAGTGGTTGTATGGGCGATATAGGCACTCATGCCGCTCAATTGGCTGAATACATTTCCGGATTGAAGATTACTAAACTTTGTGCAGACCTCAACATTGTGGTACCTGGAAGAGGGCTGGATGATGATGGCAATGTGCTGCTTAAATTTGACAATGGTGCAAACGGAGTTTTAGTGGCCTCACAAATTGCTGCCGGTGAAGAGAATGCCTTAAAAATTAAAGTATACGGAGAAAAAGGTGGTTTGGAATGGCACCAAATGGAACCGAATACTTTAATTATTAAATGGTTAGACCAGCCAGCACAAGTATACCGTGCCGGACAGGCATATTTGGCTGATGTTGCTAAACACAACACTCGTGTACCGGGAGGCCATCCTGAAGGTTACCTTGAGGCTTTTGCTAACATCTACAGAAACTTCGCACTAACCTTGAGGACAAAACTACAAGGTGGCACACCAACAGCAGTGATGCTCGACTTCCCCAATGTGGAAGATGGCGTCAGAGGAATGGCTTTTATTGAAAACACAGTGGCTTCAAGCCAGTCGGATCAGAAATGGTTTGATTTTAAAATATAATACACCATGACAACGATTAAAGGACCAGGAGTTTTTTTAGCCCAGTTTATTGGAAATGAGGCCCCATTCAATTCTCTGGACGCCATTTGTGAATGGGCGGCAGGCCTTGGATTTAAAGGTATACAAATGCCTACGCTGGATGCACGTTTCATCGATTTACAGAAAGCAGCAGAGAGTAAAACTTATGCCGACGAGCTAAAAGGAAAAGTGAAGTCTTACGGATTGGAGATTACTGAATTATCGACTCATTTACAAGGACAGTTAGTAGCGGTAAACCCTGCATATGACCTTGCGTTTGATGCCTTTGCACCAGATGCTTATAAAAACAACCCAAAAGCCCGAACAGAATGGGCTGTACAACAATTGAAGTATGGGGCAAAAGCCTCGCAAAACCTGGGCTTAAATGCACATGCTACTTTTAGCGGTTCCTTATTATGGCACATGTTCCACCCATGGCCGCAGCGTCCTGAAGGTTTGGTAGATGCCGGCTTTACAGAACTGGCAAAAAGATGGATGCCCATTCTTAATGAATTTGATGCTTGTGGTGTAGACGTTTGTTATGAAATACACCCAGGAGAAGATTTGTTTGATGGTATCACTTACGAGATGTTCCTGGAGAAGGTAAACCACCATCCCCGCGCCTGTCTGCTATATGATCCTTCGCATTTTGTATTGCAACAACTGGATTATATCCAATATATCGACTTTTATCATGAGCGTATTAAAGCTTTCCATGTCAAAGACTCAGAGTTTAATCCTACAGGTAGGCAAGGTGCTTTTGGCGGTTATCAAAGTTGGGCTAACCGTGCCGGAAGGTACCGTTCGCCTGGAGATGGACAGGTAGATTTCAAGACCATTTTCAGTAAATTGGCTCAATACGATTATACAGGTTGGGCAGTAATGGAATGGGAATGCTGTATAAAAGATGCTCAGGTTGGCGCCAAAGAAGGTGCTGAGTTTATTAAAAAAAATATTATTAAAGTAACAGACAGAGCTTTTGATGATTTTGCTTCCTCTGGTGGGGATGATGATTTCAACAATAGGATTTTAGGTCTGAATCAATAAAACAATAAAATGAAAAAAACACTATTTATACTGGGCTGCTTTGTATTGGCAATGGCTTCATGTTCAAGTCCTGAAGAGCGCTCTTCAACTACAAGTTCTGCTACTACAACTGAAACTCCGGCAACACCTACTGAGACGACTGCCAAAGCTGAAACTACCGCGCCTAAGGGGGAAGGAGAAAAACTAATTGCTAAATCAGACTGTATTGGTTGCCACAATAAAGTACAGAAAGTAATTGGTCCTGCTTACGTAGATATCGCAGCAAAATACCCTTTAAATGATGAAAATGTAAATCACCTGGCAGATAAAATTATTGCGGGAGGTAAAGGAGTATGGGGAGAGATTCCAATGACTCCACACTCGGCTTTAAGTAAAGACGATGCGAAAAAAATGGTTAGCTACATTTTATCGCTCAAAAAATAACACCCTCAACAAGAACCACACAAAAATGAACCACGCAAAAAAAAACCAGGAGGCTTCATCCAGACGTAGCTTTCTAAAAACAACAGCTATTGCAGCCTCTGCATTTATGATTGTGCCGCGCCATGTTCTGGGCGGAAGAGGTTTTTTGGCACCTAGTGACAAACTTACTATTGCCAGTATAGGTGCCGGTGGTAAGGGTCAATCGGATATTGCTAACTTCTACAAAAGCGGGAAGGCTGATATTGGATTCCTTTGTGATGTACATGATAGCAGGGCTGCAAATAGTGTAAAGGCATTCCCTAAAGCGAAATACTATAGAGATTACCGTGAAATGCTGGACAAAGAAGCGAAGCATTTTGATGCGGTTTCTATTTCTACACCGGATCATAATCACGCCATACAAGCTATTGCAGCTATGCAACTGGGAAAGCATGTCTATGTTCAAAAACCTTTAACCCACGATATTTTTGAAGCCCGTGCATTAACTGCAGCGGCCGAAAAGTATAAAGTGGTAACACAAATGGGTAATCAAGGTGCATCAAATGATGGCCCCAGATTGATGAGAGAATGGTACGATGCCGATTTAATTGGCGATGTGCATACCATTTATGCATGGACCGACAGACCGGTATGGCCGCAAGGTATTCCATGGTCGGCCAACGCAGCTTCAGTACCTGCTGATCTTGATTGGGATTTATGGTTAGGCACTGCTCCTTATAGGAATTACGTAGAAAAACTTGTTCCTTTCAACTGGCGTGGCTGGTGGGATTATGGAACCGGAGCTCTTGGAGATATGGGCTGTCACCTCCTGGAAGCACCTTTCAGTGTTTTAAATTTAAAATATGCTACTGAAGTGCAGGCAAGTGTGGGTTCTGTATATGTAGATGAGTTTAAAAGAGGGTACTTCCCTGACAGCTGTCCACCATCAAGCCACGTGACCTTAAAATTCCCTAAAACCAATAAAACAAATGGTGACATTACGGTACACTGGATGGATGGCGGTATACAGCCTGAGCGTCCTGAGGAACTGGCGGCAAACGATACATTTGGTGATGGCGGAAATGGGACATTGTTTGTTGGGACAAAAGGTAAAATGATGGCTAGTACTTATGGTGCCAATCCACGTTTACTTCCTTTAAGCAGAAATGAAAACATCAAGGTAGCACAAAAATTTGCTCGTGTTGAAGGTGGTGCTGATGGTCATTACGGACAATGGGTTGAGGCTTGTATTGCCGGTTATGGCAAAAAAGTGCTAAGCTCCCCATTCTCTATTGCTGGTCCACTTACAGAATCATTATTAATGGCGAATCTGGCCATTAGAGGTACTGACATACAACGAAAAAATGCTGAAGGCAAGATCAAGTATCCAGGCAGAAACATCAAATTACTTTGGGACAATGCCAACATGAAGATCACCAATTTTGATGAAGTGAATCAGTTTGTAAAACGTGAATACCGCAAAGGGTGGTCACTCGGTGTTTAAGGAGCAAAGATGAAGAAAAAGTAAAATTGATTAAGTCGCGAGGTCTTTGCTCCTTAATCTTTAATCAGAAAAGAAAACCAAAGAACATGAAAAAATATATCTTTTCGGCCATTATATTAACTGCACTACTAGGTGGTGGCGTTACTCGGGCTCAATCAGACAAAAAAGGTTTTACTAAAATATTTGATGGTAAAACAACTAAAGGTTGGCATACTTACGGAAAAACTACTGCCGGTGCAAAATGGACTATTGAAGATGGAACCTTGCATTTTGACCCCAAGGGGGATAGTGATGGTGGTGGGGATTTGGTAACTGATAATGAATACAGCAATTTTCATTTAAAAATTGACTGGAAAATTGCCCCAAAAGGTAACAGTGGAATTATTTATTATGTAAAAGAAGATCCCTCAAAATACCATCAAACTTATAGTACGGGCTTAGAAATGCAGGTATTGGATAACGAAGGTCATAGTGATGGCAAGATTGCCAAGCATCGTGCAGGAGATTTATATGATTTGATTAAAAGTAGTTCTGAGCCGGTAAAACCTGTTGGCGAATGGAATACAGCTGAAATCATTTGCAAAGACGGGAAACTGGAACAATACTTAAACGGTGTGAAAGTAGTATCAACTACACTTTGGGACGACAACTGGAAAACGCTTATTGCCGGAAGTAAATTTGCAAAGTGGCCAGATTGGGGTACATTTAAATCTGGAAAAATAGCGCTTCAAGATCATGGAAATGAAGTATGGTACCGCAATATCATGATTAAACAGCTATAATAGATCCATAAAAAAAGAACTAAACAACCAAACATGAACTTAAACAACCGCATCAAATTATCAACCATGATGTTCCTGGAATTCTTTATCTGGGGTGCATGGTTTGTGACACTTGGCACCTTTCTGGGGCACAACCTTAGCGCTACGGGGAGTCAATCAGCCGCCGTCTTTTCTACTCAATCATGGGGTGCTATCATCGCACCTTTCATTATTGGGCTAATTGCAGACAGATATTTTAATGCTGAAAGAATCCTTGGCATATTGCATTTAGTTGGCGCCTTTTTAATGTACCAGATGTACAGTGCCACAGAAATAACTGCATTTTACCCTTATGTACTAGCTTACATGATTTTGTTTATGCCAACGCTTGCACTAGTCAATTCTGTGTCTTTCAACCAAATGAATGATCCTGAAAAAGAATTCTCTACCATTAGGGTTTGGGGAACCATAGGTTGGATAGCTGCCGGATTGTTAATCAGCTATGTATTTCATTGGGATAGTGACCTGAGTGTAAAAGATGGTTTGCTGAAAAACACCTTCATGATGGGTGCAGTAGTTTCTCTAATCTTAGGCTTATTTAGTTTTACATTACCTAAAACACCTCCTAAAGTTGCGTCGGGTGAGAAGGTAAAAATATCAGAAATACTTGGCCTTGAAGCTCTAAAACTATTAAAAGATAAGAATTTTGCTGTATTCTTTATCTCTTCTATCCTTATATGCATTCCACTGGCCTTTTATTATCAGAATGCACATTCATTCCTCTCTAATGTAGGTCTTGAAAATCCTACAGGTAAAATGACTATCGGGCAAGTTTCTGAAGTGCTATTCCTATTGTTATTACCCGTATTCTTCACCAGATTTGGTTTCAAAAAGACCATTTTAGTAGGTATGCTTGCCTGGGGCGTTCGCTATGCCCTATTCGCTTATGGTAATGCCAGCGACTTGAGCTTTATGCTTATCATCGGTATTGCGCTTCATGGTATTTGTTATGATTTCTTCTTCGTATCCGGGCAGATTTACACCAATGCCGCCGCAGGCGAAAAATACAAAAGTGCTGCACAAGGTTTAATTACCCTGGCCACTTATGGTATTGGTATGCTTATTGGATTTGAAGTTGCTGGTATCATCACTGATACTTACAAAGCTGCTGATGGATCTTTCGATTGGAAAATGATCTGGATCATTCCTTCGTGTATAGCATTTATAGTATTCTTGCTATTTGCGCTATTTTTTAATGATAAAAAGAAAGTTGAGGCTTAATCTAATAACCAATGAGTAAAAATTTAAGCAGAAGAACTGCATTGAAAAACATTGTTGCCGGAACAGCCGCTTTAGGCGTCTCAGCAGCTATCCCCACTTTTGCTTTGGAACAAACAAAATCCACCATGCTAAAAGGAAATATAAACCACTCAGTATGCCGCTGGTGCTTTGGAAAAATGGAATTGGACGACTTGTGTATCGAAGCAAAAAAAATCGGCATTAAAGCCATTGATCTTGTAGGCCCTAAAGATTGGCCTACACTAAAAAAACATGGCTTATATTCATCTATGTGTAATGGTGCAGAGATCAATTTAGTAGATGGATGGAATGACCCACAGTTTCATGCTACGCTGATTAAAAACTATTCGGAGATGATTCCTAAGGTTGCAGAAGCAGGCTATAAACAATTGATCTGCTTTAGTGGCAACAGACGTGGTAAAGATGATGAAACCGGGCTAAAAAACTGTGTTGACGGTTTAAAACAGGTGTTACCACTGGCCGAAAAGCATGGTGTAGTATTGGTTATGGAGCTCTTGAACAGCAAAATAAACCATAAGGATTATCAATGTGACCATACAGCATGGGGTGCTGAATTGGCTAAAAGGCTAGGATCTGAAAACTTCAAATTGCTATACGATATTTATCACATGCAGATTGATGAAGGAGATGTGATCCGTAATATTCAAACCTATAATCAATATATTTCTCATTATCATACAGCAGGTGTACCTGGCAGAAATGAGATTGATGATACACAGGAATTGTTTTACCCAGCCATTATGAAAGCGATCCTTGCAACAGGATTTAAGGGCTATGTAGCTCAGGAGTTTATTCCTAAGTACGCAGATAAAATTAAATCATTAAGAGATGCCGTAAATATTTGCGACGTTTAAATTCAAACTATATGAAGTCGAGAAGAACTTTTATTAAACAAGCAGGACTTGCCGCCGCCGGAGCATTCTTATTACCATCCCTTGCTTACAGTGCTCCCGCTGGAAGAAAAATTGGGCTGCAACTGTATACTTTGAGGAATCAACTCCCTCATAATGTAAAAGACGTAATAGAAAAAATTGCGCAGGCAGGCTACAAAGAGGTAGAAACTTACAGTTATTCGCCAACAAATGGATATTGGGGTATGGATCCCAAATCTTTTAAAAGCTTACTTACTACCAATGGGCTAACTTCACCAAGTGGTCATTTTGGTATTGATAATTTCCTAAGCACTGGTAACAAAGAACTGCTAAAACCTTTGATAGAAGGTGCTGCCGGCATAAACAATGAATATTTTACCATTGCTTATTTAGGTGAACCGATCAGAAAAACACTTGAAGATTATAAAAAGATTGCCGGGCGTTTAAATGAAGCGGCTGAAGTAGCGAAACAATCAGGTTTAAAACTAGCTTATCATAACCACAATTTTGAATTTCAACAGCATGAGGGCGGAACTACAGGGTATGAAATTTTGCTAACCGAAACAGATAAAAAACTGATCAGATTTGAAATGGATTTGTACTGGGTAGTACGCTCAGGAAATGATCCTGTTGCATTATTTAATAAATACCCTGGCCGTTTTCCGATGTGGCATGTAAAGGATATGGATAAGACCAATAATGGTATAAATACTGAAGTTGGTACTGGCACGATAGATTTCAAGAACATTTATAAACATACCAAGCAGGCTGGATTGGAGCACTTAATTGTGGAACAGGAGAATTTTTCGAAAGATCCATTTGTAAGCATTAAGCAAAGCTTTGATTATGTAAACCGCGAGCTGATTTAATAAGATATATCTTAACAAATTAAAAGGGAAGTGGTTAGCAAAAGCCACTTCCCTTTTTTATGATTGAAAAAATGCCCATATTTGAAGACTTATTATTTCACCATAAATACAATTGATTAAATAAATTAAAAACAAGTAAAACAACAATTAAAAAAAGATGAAGATTGCAGTAGTTGGAGCCACCGGTCTGGTAGGCACCGTAATGTTAAAAGTATTAGAAGAGCGTAACTTCCCGTTAACCGAATTGATCCCTGTAGCCTCTGAAAAGAGCGTTGGTAAGGAAATCACATTCAAGGGTAAGAAGTACGCTGTTGTAAACATGGATACTGCGATTTCGATGAGACCTGATATTGCGTTGTTTTCTGCAGGTGGCAGCACTTCTTTAGCTGAAGCCCCACGTTTTGCTGAAGTTGGTACTACAGTAATCGACAATTCATCTGCATGGCGCATGGATCCGTCGAAAAAGCTGGTTGTACCTGAAGTAAATGCAAGTGAATTATCGGCTAACGATAAGATCATAGCAAACCCGAACTGTTCAACTATTCAAATGGTTGTGGCTTTAAAACCACTTCATGATAAATATAAGATCAAACGTATAGTTGTTTCAACTTATCAGTCTGTAACCGGAACTGGTGTAAAAGCTGTTGAGCAACTGATGAACGAGCGTAAAGGAATAACTGACGGTCCTATGGCTTATGCTTATCCTATCGATTTAAATGTAATCCCTCAGATTGATGTTTTCCAGGATAATGGATATACCAAAGAGGAGATGAAAATGATTTTGGAAACCCAAAAAATTATGGGCGACAATAGCATTAAAGTTACGGCTACAACAGTACGTATTCCGGTAATGGGCGGTCACTCTGAGTCGGTAAACATTGAGTTTGAAAACGACTTTGATGTAGCTGAGGTAAAAAGCCTGTTGGCGAATACAGAAGGCATCATTTTAGTTGATGATCCTGCAAACCTTAAATATCCTATGCCTAAAGATGCGCATGAGAAAGATGAGGTATTTGTGGGAAGGATCAGACGTGACGAGTCTTTACCAAACGCATTGAACATGTGGATTGTAGCTGACAACCTACGTAAAGGAGCTGCAACAAACGCTGTTCAGATTGCTGAATACCTGGTAAAAAACAAACTGGTATAATTTTATAAATTATAAACGTTAAAGTGATGTATGAATAGCTCTTACCGGTTATACATACATCACTTTTCTTTTTTAAAAGCTTATGTCTAAAAAATCAATATTCCCATTTTCACTCTTACTGTTCATCATTAGCTTCTCTTTTGCACAAAGCCCTATACAGAAGCTGGAAAAAGCCTACAATGCTTTTCAGTTAGACCCACAGACCAGATATGCCACCACCTCGCTTTGCGTTTTGGATGCCAATACTGGAAAACCGTTGTTTACCCGTAATGAGCAGGTAGGTTTAGCAACGGCCTCAACATTAAAAGTGATCACCGCTGCTACAGCATTTAATGTACTGGGAAAAGATTTTCAGTTTCAGACGACTTTAGCTTATACCGGAAATATTACTGCTGAAGGAATTTTAAAAGGGGATTTGATGATTGTTGGAAGCGGCGATCCAACTTTAGGGTCTGACCGATACCAAAACAAAGAGCGGGCTGTACTGACGGAATGGATTGCTGCAATTAAAAAGGCTGGCATAAAAAAAATTGAAGGGGCTATTATTGGCGACGACCGCATATTTGGTACGCAAACTACACCTGAAGGCTGGACCTGGCAGGATATGGGAAATTATTATGGAGCCGGCACCTCTGGACTATCCTGGCGTGAAAACCAGTTTGATTTATATTTAAAATCAGGATTGAGCGTAAATGAGCCCGTTAAAATATTAAAAACGGTTCCTGAAATTCCTTATCTGAAAATTGCGAATGAACTTAAAACCGGTACTCAGGGCACAGGAGATAATGCATATGTTTTTTTACCCCCTTATGGTACTGTAGCCTATGTAAGAGGCACATGGGGTATAGACCATGGTAAATCAAGCATTTCTGCTGCCCTCCCCGATCCGGCTTTTGATTGCGCCTACCGCCTACAAGATACTTTAAAGCTATTGGGTATCATTGCAACACAACCGGCAACTACAACCCGTATCATGGCGCTCAATGAGCGTCCTATTGCAGAGATTACGCAAAAAATCAGTACCATAACCTCGCCTACGTTGTCGGAAATGACTTATTGGTTTTTAAAAAAGAGCATCAATTTATATGGAGAAACCCTACTGAAAGCTGTTGCCATAAAATCGGGTAAAGCTGCTACAACAGCGGATGGTGCTACAACCGAAATTAAGTTTTGGGCTGATAAGGGCATTGATAAGAATGCCATGAATATTATTGATGGAAGTGGTTTATCGCCGGCAAACCGTATCACAACAATGGCCGTAGCCAATGTTCTGTTTCAAGCGCAAAAAGAAGTCTGGTTTGGCGACTACTACAAGGCCTTCCCGGAATACAATGGCATGAAAATAAAAAGTGGGACGATAAACAATGTTTCAGCTTTTGCAGGTTACTATACTAGTATGGCTGGCAATAAATATATCATTGTCATCAATATCAACAACTATTCGGGCTCTGGCATTAACAAGAAACTATTTACAGTATTGGATGCATTAAAGTAATTGGTAAATTGCATCCGTTTCCAAAATTTATAATCTGTTAAACATTCGTTAAATGAAGAATATCCTCTCACTATTGTGTTTTTGCTTACTAAGTTGTGCTGTTATTGGTCAGACTTCCGTTTCGCCCCCACCCATCTCTTTAGAAATACCAGATCCTGTTAAGCCCCTGCCTCAAGAGATAGCCATTATACCGGAACCGGTAACCCTTGTTAAACATGAAGGACATTTTACTTTACCTGCAAATGTAACGATACAATGCCCCGCTATACCGGAAACACATCAGCTCCTTGTTTTCTTAAAGGAGCGGTTATCCATTCCTACAGGCAGCTATGTGTCCACAACAAGTAGTAAATCTGTAATAGCAAACATTAAACTATCGTTAAATGATAAAACTGATCCGATACTTGGGACAGAAGGATACCAGTTATCTGTAACTCCCAAACACATCAGCATAAAGGCAAATAAGCCAGCTGGGTTATTTTATGGGGTACAAAGTCTGCTTCAGTTGTTCCCTGTGGCCATCGAGAGTAAAGAACTTATGGAGGGCATAGAATGGAAAGCGCCTTGCGTTGAGGTTACAGACTATCCACGTTTAGGCTGGAGAGGCTTAATGTTTGATGTTGCCCGACATTTTTTCACAAAGGATGAGGTAAAGCAGTATATCGATGCAATGGTACGCTATAAATACAACGTTCTTCATTTACATCTTACAGACGACGAAGGTTGGAGAATAGAAATAAAAGGCTTACCTAAGTTAACCGAGGTGGGTGCATGGAGTGTAAAAAAAGTAGGCGAATTTGGAAATTTCACTCCACCCACAGCTGATGAACCAAGGAACTATGGTGGTTTTTATACACAGGAAGACATTAAGGAACTGGTAAAATATGCAAAGGAAAGGTTTGTAAATATTCTACCTGAAATTGATGTCCCAGGTCACAGTTTGGCTGCAATTGCTTCTTATCCTGAATTGTCTTGTACCCCAGGTGCTGAAAACTACAAAGTACGTTCTGGTGAACGGATTATGGATTGGTCTAGAGGGGCCCCTCCTTTGGCTATGGTAGACAATACGCTCTGCCCTGCCAATGAAAAAGTATATCCTTTTCTAGATACGATCATTACGCAGATCGCTGCACTTTTCCCATTTGAATATATCCATATGGGTGGCGACGAAGCTCCGTTCAATTACTGGGAGAAAAGTGATGCTGTTAAAGCATTAATGCTAAAAGAGGGATTAAAAGATATGCACCAGGTACAGGGCTATTTTGAAAAGCGTATACAAAAAATGGTGGAAGCCAAAGGAAAGAAATTTATAGGTTGGGATGAGATATTAAATGACGACCTATCGCCTAGCGTAGCTGTGATGGCATGGCGTGGAATAAAATATGGTGTTGAGGCAGCTAAAAAGCAACATGAGGTGGTAATGACTCCAACTGCTTTCGCTTACCTGGATTATATGCAAGCGGATGCTATAACTGAACCGAGGGTATATGCTTCTCTACGTTTAAGCAAAGCTTACGAATTTGAACCGGTACCGGCAGAGGTTGATCCGAAATATATCAAAGGCGGACAGGGTAATTTATGGACTGAACAGGTATTTAATATCCGTCAAGCTGAATATATGACCTGGCC
This is a stretch of genomic DNA from Candidatus Pedobacter colombiensis. It encodes these proteins:
- a CDS encoding family 20 glycosylhydrolase gives rise to the protein MKNILSLLCFCLLSCAVIGQTSVSPPPISLEIPDPVKPLPQEIAIIPEPVTLVKHEGHFTLPANVTIQCPAIPETHQLLVFLKERLSIPTGSYVSTTSSKSVIANIKLSLNDKTDPILGTEGYQLSVTPKHISIKANKPAGLFYGVQSLLQLFPVAIESKELMEGIEWKAPCVEVTDYPRLGWRGLMFDVARHFFTKDEVKQYIDAMVRYKYNVLHLHLTDDEGWRIEIKGLPKLTEVGAWSVKKVGEFGNFTPPTADEPRNYGGFYTQEDIKELVKYAKERFVNILPEIDVPGHSLAAIASYPELSCTPGAENYKVRSGERIMDWSRGAPPLAMVDNTLCPANEKVYPFLDTIITQIAALFPFEYIHMGGDEAPFNYWEKSDAVKALMLKEGLKDMHQVQGYFEKRIQKMVEAKGKKFIGWDEILNDDLSPSVAVMAWRGIKYGVEAAKKQHEVVMTPTAFAYLDYMQADAITEPRVYASLRLSKAYEFEPVPAEVDPKYIKGGQGNLWTEQVFNIRQAEYMTWPRGMAIAESLWSPPAKKNWLNFFGRVEQHFKRLDMAETKYAPSVYDPIFKVSRSADKQLQIELSTEVPGLDIYYSFDNSFPDRFYPKYTEKLTPPKDATMLKVITYRGKTPIGRMMNMPIEELNKRAGKK